In Romeriopsis navalis LEGE 11480, one DNA window encodes the following:
- a CDS encoding two-partner secretion domain-containing protein gives MKLLIASILGILLLPEIGWSQSVIVPDDTLGAERSQVTPNFLGLPVEAIDGGAQRDQNLFHSFREFNVDNGRGAYFAIPNPAIRNVLTRVTGGNPSEILGTIGTFLPTILTTRVPNVNLFLINPNGIVFGETASLDVGASFFATTASGVRWGEGIFSATQPERPADLLTVNPSVFLFGSATPESIEVRSQFLGVPNGEALLLLGGDILIDGGRLNAYGGRVEVGAVGGTGEVKLLESSRLNIPTTLPRADISFTNTARVDVSLDQGGDISFTARNIGLSNSIVRAGIESGLGVEGNRAGDIRLDATSAVRLEQDSQIANVVFQDAIGNGGNLIIKANSLVVNTGAQLSSSTFGTGNAGNVLITASDQVVFQGSSADGQFSSAVFSSVGPGGEGDGGNVEITTSVLEVLDSAQLIARTSGTGDAGNVLINASNRVLLNSFSPTTGRSSGIFISNANTSGIGTGKAGTLNLTTTQLTLSNGAVIGASTANDKRGGDVALNLAQLSLLDGGQILTTSNSSGTAGDITLTASNQVLISGTDSTYRDRFAQFGTAVASINANSGLYARASSLTGTAGNITLSTPRLTLAQQGRIDTQSATGDGGNINLNVPRLLLLRNNSQISATAGTNAFTGDSGNIDLNARFIIAIPNENSDITANAFTSNGGNINIINVKGLLGFNFPACPTPQSGITASSDRGITGTIFLTTPDTKSSN, from the coding sequence ATGAAACTTTTGATCGCCAGTATTTTGGGGATTTTGCTGTTGCCTGAGATTGGCTGGTCACAGAGTGTGATTGTGCCTGATGATACTTTGGGGGCGGAACGATCGCAGGTTACACCGAATTTCCTGGGGCTACCAGTTGAAGCGATCGACGGTGGTGCGCAACGGGATCAGAATTTATTTCATAGTTTTCGCGAGTTCAATGTCGATAACGGACGCGGGGCTTATTTTGCCATCCCTAATCCTGCTATCCGCAATGTTTTAACCAGGGTCACAGGCGGTAATCCTTCAGAAATTCTGGGCACGATCGGTACTTTTTTACCGACGATTTTAACAACGCGTGTGCCGAATGTGAATCTGTTTTTGATTAATCCCAATGGGATTGTGTTTGGTGAGACTGCCAGCTTAGATGTAGGTGCTTCGTTTTTTGCGACGACGGCGAGTGGGGTGAGGTGGGGTGAGGGCATTTTTAGTGCGACGCAGCCAGAGCGACCGGCGGATTTGTTGACGGTAAATCCATCAGTATTTTTGTTTGGCAGTGCGACGCCGGAGAGCATTGAGGTGCGATCTCAATTCTTGGGAGTTCCAAATGGTGAAGCACTTTTGCTGTTGGGTGGAGATATATTGATCGATGGGGGACGACTGAATGCCTATGGCGGACGAGTGGAAGTAGGTGCAGTGGGGGGGACTGGAGAAGTGAAACTCTTGGAAAGTAGCCGCTTGAACATCCCGACGACGCTCCCCCGCGCCGATATTTCTTTCACCAACACGGCACGAGTGGATGTTTCTCTGGATCAAGGAGGCGACATTAGCTTCACAGCGAGAAATATTGGACTCTCGAACAGTATTGTGAGGGCTGGAATTGAGTCTGGTTTGGGCGTTGAGGGCAACCGAGCTGGAGACATTCGCCTCGATGCCACAAGTGCGGTGCGGCTTGAGCAAGACAGTCAAATTGCGAATGTTGTGTTCCAAGATGCTATCGGCAATGGTGGCAACCTCATCATTAAAGCGAACTCGCTCGTCGTGAATACTGGCGCACAACTGAGTTCCAGCACCTTTGGCACAGGCAATGCGGGCAATGTCCTGATTACTGCCAGCGATCAAGTCGTGTTTCAAGGGAGCAGTGCCGATGGGCAATTCAGTAGTGCGGTGTTTAGTAGTGTGGGACCAGGTGGAGAAGGCGATGGTGGCAACGTAGAGATTACAACTTCTGTCCTGGAAGTACTTGACAGTGCTCAACTGATTGCTCGCACTAGTGGTACAGGTGATGCAGGCAATGTCCTAATTAACGCCAGCAATCGGGTTCTGCTCAATAGCTTCAGCCCCACCACTGGACGATCTAGCGGTATTTTTATAAGCAACGCTAACACTTCAGGCATTGGAACAGGTAAGGCTGGCACCCTCAATCTCACCACGACTCAACTCACCCTTAGTAATGGTGCCGTGATTGGTGCCAGCACCGCAAACGACAAACGCGGCGGCGATGTTGCCCTCAACCTCGCCCAACTTTCCCTCCTCGACGGCGGCCAAATTCTTACCACCAGCAACAGCAGCGGCACCGCAGGTGACATCACCCTCACGGCCTCCAATCAAGTTCTGATCAGCGGCACTGACTCCACCTACAGAGACCGATTCGCCCAATTCGGCACAGCCGTCGCCTCCATCAACGCCAACAGCGGTCTCTATGCTCGTGCCAGCAGTCTCACCGGCACCGCAGGCAACATCACCCTCTCTACTCCTCGCCTAACACTTGCCCAGCAAGGCCGTATCGATACCCAATCTGCGACTGGCGATGGTGGCAACATTAATCTCAACGTCCCCCGTCTGCTCCTACTGCGCAACAACAGCCAAATCTCCGCCACCGCAGGCACCAACGCATTCACAGGCGACAGCGGTAACATTGACCTCAACGCCCGCTTTATCATTGCCATCCCCAATGAAAATAGTGACATTACCGCCAACGCATTCACAAGCAACGGTGGTAACATCAACATCATCAATGTTAAGGGACTCTTGGGTTTCAATTTTCCCGCCTGCCCTACGCCTCAAAGTGGTATCACAGCCAGTTCCGATCGGGGTATCACGGGCACAATTTTTCTCACCACACCTGATACCAAATCAAGCAATTAG
- a CDS encoding helix-turn-helix domain-containing protein, which yields MGNPAMVGVSRIEIVESVATLKALMLDQPSVESKERLQCLYWLKSGQASNVSAVATLLGRHRTTVQRWLAKYRSGGMMRLLEAPSGQGRKSQVPEAVKQALLTQLSTEEGFSSYGEVQDWLAARGVDLTYGGTHYYVHNYLQASLKVSRPRSRSQNPAQVHLFKKPSEPNCD from the coding sequence TTGGGTAATCCAGCAATGGTGGGTGTCAGTCGGATCGAAATTGTGGAGAGTGTGGCGACGCTAAAAGCGCTGATGTTGGACCAGCCAAGCGTTGAGTCAAAAGAACGTTTGCAATGTCTGTATTGGCTCAAAAGTGGTCAAGCGTCGAACGTGAGTGCGGTTGCCACGTTGCTCGGTCGTCATCGCACGACGGTGCAACGTTGGTTGGCTAAATACCGTAGCGGTGGGATGATGCGTCTGCTTGAAGCGCCCAGCGGCCAAGGACGGAAATCGCAAGTCCCGGAAGCTGTTAAACAAGCGCTCTTGACTCAGTTATCGACGGAGGAAGGCTTCAGCAGTTATGGGGAAGTCCAAGATTGGTTGGCGGCGCGTGGGGTGGATTTGACCTACGGTGGTACCCATTACTACGTACATAATTATCTCCAGGCCAGTTTGAAAGTCAGTCGTCCCCGTAGTCGGTCGCAAAATCCGGCACAAGTCCATCTGTTTAAAAAACCCTCGGAGCCGAACTGCGATTGA